The Buchnera aphidicola (Hyalopterus amygdali) genome has a segment encoding these proteins:
- the dxs gene encoding 1-deoxy-D-xylulose-5-phosphate synthase, whose translation MNFDMKKYPILSFAGSVQRLRLLSIEKLPQLCIELRKYLLDIAFMTPGHFASGLGVIEITVALHYVYDTPFDNLLWDVGHQSYPHKILTGRGKKISSIRKKNGLHPFPFREESEYDILSVGHSSTSISAGLGLSIAAQKEGKNRKTVCVIGDGAMTAGMAFEAMNHAGSVQSDLLIILNDNQMSISRNIGALNKHLQSLRDIKKNNLIVSHSIFENLSFKYLGPYDGHDIFKLIKILKKIKNKKESCLLHLITKKGKGYLPSELNPIKWHTVPQFSSSKSLTYSDVFGSWLCEVAEFDKKIMAITPAMCEGSGMLRFSRLFPDQYFDVAIAEQHAVTFAAGLAIAGYKPIVSIYSTFLQRAYDQIIHDVALQKLSILFAVDRGGVVGHDGPTHQGIFDLSYLRCIPGIIIMTPSNENECRQMLYTGYMYKKGPSVVRYPKGNGIGVPLQAMSIIPLGKSIVKRIGKKIAILNFGALLHNTYLAAEKLNATLVDMRFVKPLDTDMIANISLKYKFLVTIEEGVIAGGAGSAVNEFIMTKKKFLPVLNIGLPDIFIEQGSQEEIHYDYQLDEKGIYNQIISWLSLE comes from the coding sequence ATGAATTTTGATATGAAAAAATATCCAATTTTATCTTTTGCTGGTTCAGTACAGCGTTTACGTCTTTTATCGATTGAAAAATTACCACAATTATGTATAGAATTACGAAAATATTTATTGGATATAGCATTTATGACTCCAGGGCATTTTGCTTCTGGATTAGGTGTTATTGAAATTACAGTTGCCTTGCATTATGTTTATGATACACCATTTGATAATTTATTATGGGATGTAGGACATCAATCTTATCCTCATAAGATATTAACAGGAAGAGGGAAAAAAATTAGTAGTATTAGAAAAAAAAATGGATTACATCCTTTTCCATTTCGAGAAGAAAGTGAATATGATATTTTAAGTGTTGGTCATTCTTCTACTTCAATTAGTGCAGGTTTAGGTTTATCAATTGCTGCTCAAAAAGAAGGAAAAAATAGGAAAACAGTCTGTGTTATTGGTGATGGAGCTATGACTGCTGGAATGGCATTTGAAGCTATGAATCATGCTGGATCAGTTCAGTCCGATCTGTTGATTATATTAAACGATAATCAAATGTCTATTTCAAGAAACATAGGTGCTTTAAATAAACATTTACAATCTTTAAGAGATATAAAAAAAAATAATTTGATTGTTAGTCATTCGATATTTGAAAATTTAAGTTTTAAATATTTAGGTCCTTATGATGGACATGATATTTTTAAGTTGATTAAAATTTTAAAAAAAATAAAGAATAAAAAAGAAAGTTGTTTATTACATTTAATAACCAAAAAAGGAAAAGGATATCTTCCTTCAGAGTTAAATCCTATAAAATGGCATACGGTACCTCAATTTTCATCTTCTAAATCTCTTACTTATTCAGATGTATTTGGTTCTTGGTTATGCGAAGTAGCAGAATTTGATAAAAAAATAATGGCTATTACTCCTGCTATGTGCGAAGGTTCCGGAATGTTGCGTTTTTCTCGTCTTTTTCCTGATCAATATTTTGATGTCGCAATTGCTGAACAACATGCAGTTACTTTTGCAGCCGGTCTTGCTATTGCAGGATATAAACCTATTGTATCTATATATTCTACTTTTTTACAAAGAGCTTATGATCAAATTATACATGATGTTGCATTACAAAAATTATCAATTTTATTTGCTGTTGATCGAGGAGGCGTAGTAGGACACGATGGTCCAACTCATCAAGGTATTTTTGATCTATCTTATCTAAGATGTATTCCCGGAATTATTATTATGACTCCAAGTAATGAAAATGAATGTAGACAAATGTTATATACTGGTTATATGTATAAAAAAGGACCTAGCGTGGTAAGATATCCTAAAGGTAATGGCATTGGTGTTCCGTTACAAGCAATGAGTATCATCCCATTAGGTAAATCTATCGTTAAAAGAATTGGGAAAAAAATAGCTATTTTAAATTTTGGGGCTTTGTTACATAATACTTACTTAGCTGCCGAAAAATTAAATGCAACGCTTGTTGATATGCGCTTTGTAAAACCTTTAGATACAGATATGATTGCAAATATATCTTTAAAATATAAGTTTTTAGTTACTATTGAAGAAGGTGTTATTGCTGGTGGTGCAGGTAGTGCTGTGAATGAATTTATCATGACAAAAAAAAAATTTCTTCCAGTTTTAAATATTGGTTTGCCAGATATATTTATTGAACAAGGTAGTCAAGAAGAAATTCATTATGATTATCAACTAGATGAAAAAGGAATTTATAATCAAATAATTTCTTGGTTGTCGTTAGAATAA
- a CDS encoding polyprenyl synthetase family protein has translation MNFSSFYDIYCNRINKKLFQIIKELPFQKSILLKAMRYSTLLGGKRLRSCLVYATGQTFSVNIVTLDIISAVIELIHSYSLIHDDLPCLDNDSYRRGQLSCHIKYGENFALLAGDALQGLAFNILSSHIMPGVTDIVRLKMISELSNSIGSTGMCIGQALDLEKQKITHVSELDEINLYKTAFLIRCAIRLVYFSSNNISTKISLLLDKFAISIGLAFQIQDDIFDLKYDLNKMKHKNNIIKKTYPLLIGLKKSQNKVKELYKLSFFALECLKEEDFNVSTLELLTQFIIQRSK, from the coding sequence ATGAATTTTTCTTCTTTCTATGATATTTATTGCAATCGTATAAATAAAAAATTATTTCAAATAATAAAAGAATTACCTTTTCAAAAATCTATTCTTTTAAAGGCAATGCGATATAGTACTTTGCTTGGTGGTAAGAGATTACGTTCATGTTTAGTATATGCTACTGGTCAAACTTTTTCAGTCAACATAGTTACACTTGATATTATATCTGCAGTGATTGAATTAATTCATTCATATTCTTTAATTCATGATGACTTACCATGTTTAGATAATGATTCTTATAGAAGAGGACAACTTTCTTGTCATATAAAGTATGGCGAAAATTTTGCTTTATTAGCAGGTGATGCTTTACAGGGATTAGCGTTTAATATTTTATCTAGCCATATTATGCCTGGCGTAACTGATATTGTACGTTTAAAAATGATTTCTGAATTATCCAATTCTATTGGATCCACTGGAATGTGTATTGGTCAGGCATTGGATTTAGAAAAACAAAAAATAACACATGTATCTGAATTAGATGAAATTAATCTATATAAAACTGCTTTTTTAATTAGATGTGCTATACGTCTAGTATATTTTTCTTCAAATAATATTTCTACAAAAATTTCATTACTTTTAGATAAGTTTGCTATCTCTATTGGTTTAGCTTTTCAAATTCAAGATGATATTTTTGATCTAAAATATGATCTTAATAAGATGAAACATAAGAATAACATAATAAAAAAAACATATCCTTTATTAATAGGATTAAAAAAATCTCAAAATAAAGTAAAAGAATTATATAAATTATCATTTTTTGCATTAGAATGTTTAAAAGAAGAAGATTTTAATGTTAGTACGTTAGAACTCTTAACTCAATTTATAATTCAACGTTCTAAATAA
- a CDS encoding MFS transporter has product MNFIELQVTLSFCIVFLLRMIGIFSVLPIVSKYGLNLNNSNKFLIGLSIGIYAITQMIFQIPFGILSDRFSRKKILIFGLLLFFIGSLICISTHSIWSLIIGRAVQGSGAISGVSMALLSDLIRKENRVKSISAIGASFAISFLIAFVSAPLIADTFSFFSIFWISSILSIFCILVVVFFIPCSKNKLASYEKNIRQHAIQFLFNKIFFRFYFGVFFLHFLLTMTFLIIPNELELSGLSLNSHWIVYFITIILSFLILFLFVFYFKIYFFVKNAIEICIFFIFLSFLIFLLSQHNLIALIFFLQIFFIAFNMLEIFLPSNLSQTISIKNYKGSIMSIYSTSQFLGIAFGGILNGFLSSFLSTTKIVLFDIFVTLTWLMLSFFCKK; this is encoded by the coding sequence ATGAATTTTATAGAATTACAAGTTACATTAAGTTTCTGTATTGTTTTTTTATTGCGAATGATAGGTATATTTTCAGTTCTACCTATTGTTAGTAAATATGGATTAAACTTAAATAACAGTAATAAATTTTTAATTGGTTTATCAATTGGCATTTATGCAATAACTCAAATGATTTTTCAAATCCCTTTTGGAATATTATCTGATAGATTTAGTCGAAAAAAAATACTTATATTTGGTCTTTTACTTTTTTTTATTGGAAGTCTTATTTGCATTAGTACTCATTCTATTTGGAGTTTAATTATTGGAAGAGCTGTACAAGGATCTGGTGCAATATCTGGTGTTTCTATGGCGTTATTATCTGATTTAATTCGAAAAGAGAATCGTGTTAAATCAATTTCTGCTATAGGTGCAAGTTTTGCTATTTCTTTTTTAATTGCTTTTGTTTCAGCTCCTTTAATTGCTGATACTTTTAGTTTTTTTTCTATTTTTTGGATTTCTTCTATATTATCTATTTTTTGTATTTTAGTTGTTGTTTTTTTTATTCCTTGTTCTAAAAATAAACTAGCAAGTTATGAGAAAAATATTCGTCAACATGCCATACAATTTTTGTTTAATAAAATTTTTTTTAGATTTTATTTTGGTGTTTTTTTTCTTCATTTTTTATTAACTATGACTTTTTTAATTATACCAAATGAATTAGAACTATCTGGTCTTTCATTAAACTCTCATTGGATAGTTTATTTTATTACTATAATATTATCTTTTCTTATATTATTTCTTTTTGTTTTTTATTTCAAAATTTATTTTTTTGTAAAAAATGCTATTGAAATATGTATTTTTTTTATTTTTTTATCATTTTTGATTTTTTTATTATCACAACACAATTTGATAGCTTTGATATTTTTTTTACAAATTTTTTTCATTGCTTTTAATATGTTAGAAATCTTTCTACCTTCAAATTTAAGTCAAACAATATCTATTAAGAATTACAAAGGTAGTATAATGAGCATTTATTCTACTAGTCAATTTTTAGGTATAGCTTTTGGTGGAATATTAAATGGATTTTTGTCTTCTTTTTTAAGTACAACAAAAATTGTTTTATTCGATATTTTTGTTACCCTTACATGGTTAATGTTGAGTTTTTTTTGTAAGAAGTAA
- a CDS encoding TusE/DsrC/DsvC family sulfur relay protein: MLHMNNKKTKSYKKIEKDKEGYLKNAADWNINLAKEIAKKEKITLKNDHWKIIKFIRIFYFKFNTTPSMRMLIKSIENIIGKEKSNSIYLFQLFPKGPAQQASKIAGIPKPSQCL, encoded by the coding sequence ATGTTACACATGAATAATAAAAAAACAAAATCATATAAAAAAATAGAAAAAGATAAAGAAGGATACTTAAAAAATGCTGCAGATTGGAATATAAACTTAGCAAAAGAAATTGCAAAAAAAGAAAAAATTACTTTAAAAAATGATCATTGGAAAATAATAAAATTTATAAGAATTTTTTATTTTAAATTTAATACAACCCCATCTATGAGGATGCTTATTAAAAGTATTGAAAATATAATAGGGAAAGAAAAAAGTAATAGTATTTATTTATTTCAACTATTTCCAAAAGGACCGGCTCAACAGGCTAGTAAAATAGCCGGTATACCTAAGCCTTCTCAATGCTTATAA
- the cyoE gene encoding heme o synthase, translating into MLKYYLEITKPRIIIGNIILIIGSFLYSSFPYLNFFLFFCTIFGTSLVIASSCVFNNLIDINIDNKMNRTKNRALVRSIINPTSAFIFGFFIGIVGFSILGFLVNFLSMLLSFLGFFIYVFLYTFLLKRISVYSTFVGSFSGSIPSLIGYTAVHNNINLFCLLLFITFIFWQMSHFYSIAILYIDDYKCAKLPFFPILKGVLMAKKHIFYYIICFIISTSMLTFLGYLSYIFLLFSSLFSFYWLYISYLSIGEYNEKNNSRKIFRCSILVVILFNFLMSIDFIFL; encoded by the coding sequence ATGTTGAAATATTATTTAGAAATAACAAAACCACGTATTATTATTGGCAATATTATTTTAATAATAGGTAGTTTTTTATATTCATCTTTCCCTTATTTAAATTTTTTTTTATTTTTTTGCACTATTTTTGGCACTTCTTTAGTAATAGCTTCAAGTTGTGTATTTAATAATTTAATTGATATAAATATAGATAATAAAATGAATAGAACCAAAAATAGAGCTTTGGTAAGAAGTATAATAAACCCCACATCAGCATTTATTTTTGGATTTTTTATTGGTATTGTGGGGTTTTCTATATTGGGTTTTTTAGTAAATTTTTTATCGATGTTGTTATCTTTTTTAGGATTTTTTATTTATGTATTTTTATATACATTTTTATTAAAGAGAATATCTGTATATTCTACTTTTGTTGGAAGTTTTTCAGGTTCTATTCCTTCTTTGATTGGGTATACTGCTGTACACAATAATATTAATTTGTTTTGTTTATTGTTATTTATTACTTTTATATTTTGGCAGATGTCTCATTTTTATTCTATTGCTATTCTTTATATTGATGATTATAAATGTGCAAAGTTACCTTTTTTTCCTATTTTAAAGGGTGTTTTAATGGCTAAAAAGCACATTTTTTATTATATAATATGTTTTATTATCTCTACTTCTATGTTAACTTTTTTAGGATATTTAAGCTATATTTTTCTTTTATTTTCGTCTCTATTTAGTTTTTATTGGTTGTACATATCATATTTGAGCATTGGCGAATATAATGAAAAAAATAATTCTCGTAAAATTTTTCGTTGTTCTATTTTGGTAGTAATATTGTTTAATTTTTTAATGTCAATAGATTTTATATTTTTATAA
- the cyoD gene encoding cytochrome o ubiquinol oxidase subunit IV, giving the protein MNKCDKSKNIFNKEIKFYIIGFLLSVLFTILPFICTLNHFFSKTVLFFIILLCALTQIVVHFVYFLHLNFSKKNTWNIISLFFILIIICIIIFGSIWIMYNLNHHIMF; this is encoded by the coding sequence ATGAATAAATGCGACAAATCAAAAAATATTTTTAATAAAGAAATAAAATTTTATATTATCGGTTTTTTATTGTCTGTTCTTTTTACTATTCTTCCATTTATTTGTACTTTAAATCATTTTTTTTCTAAAACAGTTCTGTTTTTTATAATTTTATTATGTGCTTTAACTCAAATTGTAGTACATTTCGTGTATTTTTTACATTTGAATTTTTCTAAGAAAAACACTTGGAATATAATTTCCTTGTTTTTTATATTGATTATTATTTGTATCATTATATTTGGTTCTATATGGATTATGTATAATTTAAATCATCATATTATGTTTTAA
- the cyoC gene encoding cytochrome o ubiquinol oxidase subunit III has protein sequence MIAEKIKNNKLFGFWIYLMSDCIIFAVLFAIYAIVSSNLSINFIDNKIIDLSYVFIETFILLLSSLSCGILTVEINKKNIIKVYFYLFLTFFLGFLFLFMEINEFYHLFLKNYTPSRNAFFSIFFTLIGTHGIHVFFGLIFILSIFYQLFNLGMTDIIRMRILCFSLFWHFLDIIWICVFTFVYLNGAI, from the coding sequence ATGATAGCAGAAAAAATAAAAAATAATAAATTATTTGGATTTTGGATATATTTAATGAGTGATTGTATTATATTTGCTGTATTATTTGCTATATATGCAATTGTTTCTTCAAATTTATCTATAAATTTTATTGATAATAAAATTATTGATTTATCTTATGTTTTTATTGAAACATTTATTTTATTATTAAGTTCGTTATCATGTGGTATTCTTACAGTAGAAATTAATAAAAAAAATATTATAAAAGTATATTTTTACTTATTTTTAACATTTTTTTTAGGTTTTCTCTTTTTATTTATGGAAATAAATGAATTTTATCATCTATTTTTAAAAAATTATACTCCTAGTCGAAATGCTTTTTTTTCTATTTTTTTTACTCTTATTGGTACGCATGGGATTCATGTTTTTTTTGGTTTGATTTTTATATTATCAATTTTTTATCAATTGTTTAATTTAGGTATGACTGATATTATTCGTATGCGCATACTGTGTTTTAGTTTATTTTGGCACTTTTTAGATATTATATGGATTTGTGTTTTTACTTTTGTTTATTTAAATGGAGCCATTTAA
- the cyoB gene encoding cytochrome o ubiquinol oxidase subunit I has translation MFGKLSFSAIPYNEPIIMFTYISIILITCCVVFYITYLKKWKYLWFEWFTTVDHKKISIMYGILAFIMLFRGFVDAILMRTQQVIASSGNTGFLPSHHYDQIFTAHGVIMIFFVAMPLVIGLMNLVVPLQIGARDVAFPFLNNLSFWLNVSGALLITLSLGIGEFAQTGWLAYPPLSSITYSPGVGVDYWIWSLQISGVGTTLTGINFLVTILKMRAPGMFFFKMPVFTWTSLCTNILIVISFPVLTVTLFLLTLDRYFNFHFFTNDLGGNAMLYVNLIWIWGHPEVYILVLPAFGIFSEVVATFSKKRLFGYVSLVWATLVITILSFIVWLHHFFTMGAGSNVNAFFGITTMIIAIPTGVKIFNWLFTMYKGRIHIHSSMLWTIGFLITFSIGGMTGVLLSIPPADFILHNSLFLVAHFHNVIIGGVVFGCFSGINYWFPKLFGFTLNEVWGKRAFWFWIIGFFIAFMPLYFLGFMGMTRRLSQNIDVEFHFLLSIAAFGAFIIGIGIVCQIIQFWISVKDRKNNLDFTGDPWDGRTLEWSVSSPAPLYNFAIIPYVKNKDEFWERKKKGDRFQKNEYSEIHMPKNTGLGLLISFFSLVFGFSAVWHIIWLCLLSFLIVICSLIVNSTNENTEYTVSVKEIKNIENQHLENIQKAGLK, from the coding sequence ATGTTTGGAAAATTAAGTTTCAGTGCTATACCTTATAATGAACCAATTATAATGTTTACATATATATCTATTATATTAATTACATGTTGTGTTGTTTTTTATATTACTTATTTAAAAAAATGGAAATATTTGTGGTTTGAATGGTTTACTACAGTTGATCATAAAAAAATATCTATTATGTATGGAATACTTGCATTTATTATGTTGTTTCGAGGTTTTGTAGATGCAATATTAATGCGTACTCAACAGGTAATTGCATCATCTGGAAATACAGGTTTTTTACCATCCCATCATTATGATCAAATATTTACAGCACATGGCGTAATAATGATTTTCTTTGTAGCTATGCCTCTTGTTATTGGATTAATGAATTTAGTGGTGCCATTGCAAATTGGAGCTCGTGATGTAGCTTTTCCCTTTTTAAATAATTTGAGTTTTTGGTTAAATGTAAGTGGTGCTCTTTTAATTACTCTTTCTTTAGGGATAGGCGAATTTGCACAAACAGGATGGTTAGCTTATCCGCCATTATCTAGTATTACATATAGTCCAGGTGTAGGAGTTGATTATTGGATTTGGAGTCTTCAGATTTCTGGTGTTGGTACCACCTTAACAGGTATTAATTTTTTAGTGACTATTTTAAAAATGCGTGCACCTGGTATGTTTTTTTTTAAAATGCCAGTTTTTACTTGGACATCTTTATGTACTAATATTCTTATTGTGATTTCTTTTCCGGTTTTAACAGTTACGCTATTTTTATTAACTTTAGATCGTTATTTTAATTTTCACTTTTTTACTAATGATCTTGGTGGTAATGCAATGCTTTATGTAAATTTAATATGGATATGGGGTCATCCTGAAGTATATATTTTAGTTCTTCCAGCCTTTGGTATTTTTTCAGAAGTAGTGGCTACTTTTTCAAAAAAACGATTATTTGGATATGTATCTTTAGTATGGGCGACTTTAGTGATTACTATTTTGTCTTTTATTGTTTGGCTTCATCATTTCTTTACTATGGGTGCAGGTTCTAATGTTAATGCTTTTTTTGGAATTACAACTATGATTATAGCTATTCCTACTGGAGTAAAAATTTTTAATTGGCTATTTACAATGTATAAAGGTCGAATTCACATACATTCTTCAATGTTATGGACAATTGGATTTTTAATTACCTTTTCTATAGGCGGAATGACAGGTGTATTATTATCGATTCCTCCTGCAGATTTTATCTTGCATAATAGTTTATTTTTAGTTGCTCATTTTCATAATGTTATTATTGGTGGTGTTGTTTTTGGTTGTTTTTCTGGTATTAATTATTGGTTTCCTAAATTATTTGGTTTTACTTTAAATGAAGTTTGGGGAAAACGCGCTTTTTGGTTTTGGATAATTGGTTTTTTTATTGCTTTTATGCCGCTATATTTTTTGGGATTTATGGGCATGACTCGTCGTTTAAGTCAAAATATAGATGTTGAATTTCATTTTTTATTATCTATTGCAGCTTTTGGTGCATTTATTATTGGTATAGGGATAGTATGTCAAATAATTCAATTCTGGATTTCAGTAAAGGATCGTAAAAATAATTTAGATTTTACTGGTGACCCATGGGATGGAAGAACTTTAGAATGGTCTGTTTCTTCTCCTGCACCATTATATAATTTTGCTATTATACCTTACGTAAAAAACAAAGATGAATTTTGGGAAAGAAAAAAAAAGGGAGATAGATTTCAAAAAAATGAATATAGCGAAATTCATATGCCCAAGAATACAGGGTTAGGTCTATTAATTAGTTTTTTTTCTTTAGTTTTTGGTTTTTCTGCAGTATGGCACATAATTTGGTTATGTTTGTTGTCTTTTCTTATAGTAATTTGTAGTTTAATTGTTAATAGCACTAACGAAAATACTGAATATACTGTATCAGTAAAAGAAATTAAAAATATAGAAAATCAACATTTAGAAAATATTCAAAAAGCAGGTTTAAAATGA